The segment TTGAACTGCCGCTCCCGAGCTCAGGGAATTGATTTTCAGGGAATGCTCAATGAGCGCCTGGGTACGGTTGTGATCGTCGATTACTCTGTTCAAAGCGAAGAGGACCGCAGTTCAAAAGTCATCGCTGGTCTCGTCATGGACGCGGGATCTGGCCAGGTGTTGTTAGCTAACAATGCCATCCCTAACTGGGTGCCACCTTCCGACATCGTCGAGATCAAGGCGTATCTGCCGGGTAACAGCGAAGACGATTTCGAAGCGACATACCTCGGCTATGATCCCGTCACTCAATGGCACGTGATCGTCGTGGAAGAGGCGCTTCGCGAACGGCTGCGCAGCATTACAGATTTCGAATCCGGGGAACTTGAGTTGGGTCAACGCATGTGGGGGATCGGCATTCAACCTCAGTCGCTCAATTATATTCCTTACCTGCTCCAGTCGACCAAGGGCATCCAGCTCAAACTACCTTGGTTAGTCGACGTATCCCAACATGAAGTCGCGGCACCTGGAGGCCCGGTGTTTGACACCGAGGGACGCTGGATTGGCATGGGACTCTCTGCACTCGCTCAAAACTACACCATTCGCATGGCTGGCCGCACATTTCCTTCGAGCCTGACTAACGAAAATGAGTCTTCCATCGTGTTGCTCGCAAATGAAGTTATGAAGCACTGGGAGCGAATCGAATTCGACTCCGGTACAGCGCCTTCCGGATGGCTCGGGATTGTCGGTATGCAGCCGGTGGAAAATGCCGTGGCCGAGTTCCTCAACCTCGGCGACCAGGGTGCCATTGTTATCACCGATATTGTCGAAGGCAGCGCCGCTGAAGCCGCGGGTTTCGAAGGACGAGACATCATTGTATCTGTAGACGGCGAGCCCCTCAGCAAATTCTATCCGCTCAACATCACTGTCCGCGATTTCGAGATGACCGTATCTTCGTTGGCTCCAGGCGAAACCGCTACCTTCGGGGTCATGCGAGGAGAAGAATCCTTAGAACTGACAGTAACGCTCTTAGAGCGCCCGAGACAATTTCGCGATGCAGAGCGCGTCTACTACAAAGAACTCGGCTTCTCAATTCGCCCCAAGTTGACTTCCGACGGCTTTAGCCGCCGCAGCTACACCCGGGAAGCTGAGGGCGCGGTGGTGCGCTTTGTCAGGGAAAACAGCACAGCGCACTCAGCTGGTATGCAAGTGGGCGACTGGATACTTGAGATCAACGGAGACGTGGTCCCAGACTACACGACAGCCCAAACCCTTCTCGAACAAGTTCAAGAAACCCCAGCTGCGGAGGAATACGTCGTTCTCGTCGACCGCGCCGGCGAGACGCAAATTCTCCGCATCAAGCGGTAGGTTATGCTGGAGTCCGTTAGGTGCCATCATACTAGTCTTCAACTTTAACGAGTAGTGTTTGTTAAATACCTATGACTTCTTGCGGTTCTGTAAATTCTCGTTCTATCCTGGCCAAACAGTCGGGTGTCTCGGCGAAACTTTTGCTTAAGAGGACTGAGAAGGTTAGTTATCAGTATTAGGCCAAGCAATGGAGATCAGGAAGCAGACTCTTCTTGATAAATATGGACGTCGCGCTGTGGGAATGGGATGGTGAGGCCGGCGTTTTCGACTGCTGTCTTTAGCGCGGGTCGAGCGTCGAAAAAGAAGGCCCAATAGTCATCAGTTTTGACGAAAGCCCGGACTAGGAAGTCAACGGAGCTACTGCCCAGATCGACGACGGCCACCACGTTGGCTTCGTCTTGGAGAATACGAGGGTCCTCTTTCAGAACTGCTTCCATGGCTTCTTTACCTGCGGCAATATTATCGGAGTAAGATATCCCTATGGAGATTTCCACCGCGCGGATTTCGCTGGCTGTGTAGTTGGTGAGGTTTCCGTTGGCGAGGGGGCCATTCGGGAGGATGAGAATGCGTTTGTCGAAAGTCTCGAGTTTTGTGACGAAAATACCGATATCGATCACCTCACCTTCCAAGCCCTGAGAACCAATGTAGTCTCCGATTTTAAAAGGACGGAATATGAGAATCATCACCCCGCCAGCAAAGTTGGACAAACTTCCCTGGAGTGCCAGACCGACCGCCAAACTTGCCGCACCGATTACCGCGACAAATGAGGTCGTTTCTATGCCCAAAATAGAAGCGATGCTGAGGACGAGCAGGACTTTTAGTAGGATACTGACTAGGTTGGACAAGAAGGTAGCGAGGGTCTTGTCAGGGACAGTTTT is part of the Opitutales bacterium genome and harbors:
- a CDS encoding PDZ domain-containing protein — protein: MARLLFRLIGLSLILIIYLNCRSRAQGIDFQGMLNERLGTVVIVDYSVQSEEDRSSKVIAGLVMDAGSGQVLLANNAIPNWVPPSDIVEIKAYLPGNSEDDFEATYLGYDPVTQWHVIVVEEALRERLRSITDFESGELELGQRMWGIGIQPQSLNYIPYLLQSTKGIQLKLPWLVDVSQHEVAAPGGPVFDTEGRWIGMGLSALAQNYTIRMAGRTFPSSLTNENESSIVLLANEVMKHWERIEFDSGTAPSGWLGIVGMQPVENAVAEFLNLGDQGAIVITDIVEGSAAEAAGFEGRDIIVSVDGEPLSKFYPLNITVRDFEMTVSSLAPGETATFGVMRGEESLELTVTLLERPRQFRDAERVYYKELGFSIRPKLTSDGFSRRSYTREAEGAVVRFVRENSTAHSAGMQVGDWILEINGDVVPDYTTAQTLLEQVQETPAAEEYVVLVDRAGETQILRIKR
- a CDS encoding mechanosensitive ion channel — its product is MKDIKTALAESIDYIFALVAAYGGKVLLALLALIVGLWFIRRIVNFTNQYSTKTVPDKTLATFLSNLVSILLKVLLVLSIASILGIETTSFVAVIGAASLAVGLALQGSLSNFAGGVMILIFRPFKIGDYIGSQGLEGEVIDIGIFVTKLETFDKRILILPNGPLANGNLTNYTASEIRAVEISIGISYSDNIAAGKEAMEAVLKEDPRILQDEANVVAVVDLGSSSVDFLVRAFVKTDDYWAFFFDARPALKTAVENAGLTIPFPQRDVHIYQEESAS